From one Chryseobacterium sp. 3008163 genomic stretch:
- a CDS encoding tetratricopeptide repeat protein, translating to MKTIKINTKQLFVGLMMIGSTGALVAQTSPKTDSVKVTASTTAQVQTNPVIEGLKKQIEANPKDTEALAKLATAYQDASDWTNAVDTWKKISVLLPDWAPSYYSQAYAYQSAKDDANAKLAYEKYIATVKPTEIEQNKKNLAYAYFYIAFAEQKSDPTKAKEHIAKSIEYDPTNQDAVKLNQALNS from the coding sequence ATGAAAACGATTAAAATTAATACTAAGCAATTATTTGTAGGTTTAATGATGATAGGAAGTACAGGAGCTCTTGTTGCCCAAACTTCGCCAAAAACAGACAGTGTGAAAGTTACTGCTTCTACTACAGCTCAGGTACAAACAAATCCCGTGATTGAGGGGTTAAAAAAGCAAATTGAGGCAAATCCGAAAGATACGGAAGCATTAGCAAAATTGGCTACAGCGTATCAGGATGCATCAGACTGGACAAATGCAGTGGATACATGGAAAAAAATATCTGTCTTGTTACCAGATTGGGCGCCTTCTTATTACAGCCAAGCTTATGCATATCAATCTGCTAAAGATGATGCCAATGCAAAACTTGCATACGAAAAATATATCGCGACTGTAAAACCTACAGAGATCGAACAGAATAAGAAAAATCTTGCTTATGCGTACTTTTATATTGCGTTTGCAGAACAAAAAAGCGATCCTACAAAAGCAAAAGAACATATTGCTAAATCTATAGAATACGATCCTACAAATCAGGATGCTGTAAAACTCAACCAAGCTTTAAATTCATAG
- a CDS encoding glycoside hydrolase family 30 protein, which yields MKKLVVSCFVVGAFFNANAQNYWKNNAGKSAKVIFTNSKTNEKMVDKGTVKFEKMAQPKETDACIFVDPDFKYQKLIGIGGAITDASAETFYKLPKNKQKEIIEAYYGKNGLGYTVVRTNMNSCDFSSDSYTYVTENDKSLKSFNVAHDEKFKIPMIKEAQMAIGKDFTFYFSPWSPPAWMKSNKNMLKGGRLENAFYQTWADYYVKFINEYEKRGINVWGLTIQNEPMATQTWESCIYTAEEEGEFLKNNLGPTLWKNGFKDKKVMIWDHNRDLIYQRATTTLSDPETSKYAHGIGYHWYETWNNKTQLFDNLLETQRAFPDKFLAFTEGCKEQFDMSKIYDVSLGELYGRNMINDFNKGTALWTDWNVLLDETGGPNHVGNFCFAPIIADTKTGEVHYTYEYYYVGHVSKFIKPNAQRIGSSSNRAALTSTTFMNENGQLVTVIMNDSDNDIDTNFWIEGMSAKLSAPAHSIQTVIL from the coding sequence ATGAAGAAACTAGTAGTAAGTTGTTTTGTAGTAGGAGCTTTTTTTAATGCAAATGCTCAGAACTACTGGAAAAATAATGCAGGGAAATCTGCAAAAGTAATTTTCACCAATTCTAAGACCAACGAAAAAATGGTTGATAAAGGAACGGTGAAGTTCGAAAAAATGGCTCAGCCAAAAGAAACTGATGCCTGTATTTTTGTAGATCCCGATTTTAAATATCAGAAACTTATCGGAATTGGTGGTGCGATAACTGATGCCTCTGCCGAAACTTTTTATAAACTTCCAAAAAATAAGCAAAAGGAAATTATCGAAGCTTACTACGGAAAAAACGGCTTGGGATATACCGTTGTCCGTACCAACATGAACTCATGTGATTTCTCCAGCGATTCTTACACGTATGTGACAGAAAATGATAAATCCCTTAAATCTTTCAATGTTGCTCATGACGAGAAGTTTAAAATTCCGATGATTAAAGAAGCTCAAATGGCAATTGGAAAAGATTTTACCTTCTACTTTTCTCCCTGGAGTCCACCAGCTTGGATGAAGTCTAACAAGAATATGCTGAAAGGAGGCAGACTGGAAAATGCTTTCTACCAAACTTGGGCAGATTATTATGTGAAATTCATCAACGAATACGAAAAAAGAGGGATTAATGTTTGGGGATTGACGATTCAGAATGAGCCGATGGCAACGCAGACTTGGGAATCTTGTATTTATACAGCGGAAGAAGAAGGTGAGTTCTTGAAAAACAATCTTGGGCCAACACTTTGGAAAAACGGTTTCAAAGATAAAAAAGTGATGATCTGGGATCACAATCGTGATTTAATTTATCAAAGAGCAACAACAACACTAAGCGATCCTGAAACTTCAAAATATGCACATGGGATCGGCTATCACTGGTATGAAACATGGAATAACAAAACTCAGTTGTTCGACAATTTATTAGAAACGCAAAGAGCTTTTCCTGATAAGTTTTTAGCGTTTACGGAAGGTTGTAAAGAGCAATTCGATATGTCAAAAATTTACGATGTAAGCTTGGGCGAATTGTATGGAAGAAATATGATCAACGATTTCAATAAGGGAACTGCTTTATGGACAGATTGGAATGTTCTTCTTGACGAAACAGGCGGGCCAAACCACGTTGGAAATTTCTGTTTTGCACCAATTATTGCTGATACAAAAACCGGAGAAGTTCATTATACGTATGAGTATTATTATGTTGGTCACGTTTCCAAATTCATTAAACCAAATGCTCAAAGAATCGGAAGTTCATCCAACAGAGCTGCTCTAACTTCAACAACTTTTATGAATGAAAACGGACAGTTAGTTACCGTTATCATGAACGATTCTGACAACGATATAGATACTAACTTTTGGATTGAAGGAATGTCGGCGAAGTTATCTGCACCTGCACACTCTATACAGACTGTAATTTTATAA
- a CDS encoding family 16 glycosylhydrolase, translated as MKIKLQHIFQLIIGGALAFCVEGCASNKPDSSRKLIWNDEFNRNGLPDSTKWNYDVGGDGYGNNEAQFYTKNRLENARVENGNLVIEAKKEIWEKNKYTSARLLTKGKFSFQYGTVEVRAKLPKGRGTWPAIWMMSENMKEWPDDGELDIMEHVGFNQGYIHASVHTKKYNHIIGTQKTDTLFVKDASEKFHIYKVDWTPEKIDVYIDDQKFFTYENKEKTYESWPFDQPYFIILNLAVGGFWGGKEGIDDTIFPQKYYIDYVRVYKND; from the coding sequence ATGAAAATAAAACTTCAACATATTTTTCAATTAATCATCGGAGGAGCTTTGGCTTTCTGTGTTGAAGGTTGTGCTTCAAATAAACCAGATTCCAGCAGAAAATTAATCTGGAATGATGAATTTAATAGAAATGGTTTACCAGATTCCACAAAATGGAATTATGATGTTGGTGGTGACGGTTACGGAAATAATGAAGCTCAGTTTTATACCAAAAACCGTTTAGAAAATGCTAGAGTTGAAAACGGAAATCTTGTCATTGAAGCTAAAAAAGAAATTTGGGAAAAGAATAAATATACTTCGGCAAGATTGTTAACGAAAGGAAAATTCTCCTTTCAATATGGAACGGTTGAAGTTCGTGCTAAACTTCCTAAAGGTCGCGGAACGTGGCCTGCCATCTGGATGATGAGCGAAAATATGAAAGAATGGCCCGATGACGGGGAGCTTGATATTATGGAACACGTTGGTTTTAATCAAGGTTATATTCATGCTTCCGTGCATACCAAAAAGTACAATCACATTATCGGAACTCAGAAAACTGATACATTGTTTGTAAAAGATGCTAGTGAAAAATTTCACATCTACAAAGTAGATTGGACACCTGAAAAAATTGATGTTTATATAGATGATCAAAAGTTTTTCACCTATGAAAATAAAGAAAAGACATATGAATCTTGGCCTTTTGATCAACCCTATTTTATCATTTTAAATCTTGCTGTCGGTGGATTTTGGGGCGGAAAAGAAGGAATTGATGACACAATCTTTCCTCAGAAATATTACATTGATTACGTAAGAGTATATAAAAATGATTAG
- the bglX gene encoding beta-glucosidase BglX: protein MKKLYFILAFTAFGLNAFGQKTIDQKVSELLSKMTLEEKVGQLVQYSGFEYATGPQNSNSANVLNEIKQGKVGSMLNVAGAEETKKFQELALKSRLKIPMLFGQDVIHGYRTTFPINLGQAASWDLGLIEKSERIAATEASAYGIHWTFAPMVDIARDPRWGRVMEGSGEDTYLGTQIGLARIRGFQGKGLGNIDAIMACAKHFAAYGAAVGGRDYNSVDMSLRQLHETYLPPFKAAAEAGVATFMNSFNDINGIPATANKYILRDLLKGKWNYQGFVVSDWGSIGEMVPHGYAKDNKEAAEKAIIAGSDMDMESRAYMAELPKLVQEGKVDPKLIDDAARRILVKKFEMGLFDDPYRFSNEKRQKEQLNNQENRKFGREFGSKSIVLLKNQKNILPLSKSTKTVALIGPFGKETTANHGFWSVAFKDDDQRIVTQFDGIKNQLDKNSTLLYAKGANVDDQDKSMFAEAVETAKKADVVIMTLGEGHAMSGEAKSRSNLHFTGVQEDLLKEIAKTGKPIVLMINAGRPLVFDWAADNIPTIMYNWWLGTEAGNSIADVLFGTINPGGKLPMTFPRTEGQIPVYYNHYNTGRPAKNNTDRNYVSAYIDLDNDPKFPFGYGLSYTQFKYSDMNLSSTNLKGNQTLNINVKVSNTGNYDGEEVVQLYIRDLYGKVVRPVKELKGFQKVFIKKGESKTINFTLTPENLKFYDDELNYDWEAGEFDIMVGTDSQNVQTMRINWTK, encoded by the coding sequence ATGAAAAAACTTTATTTCATACTAGCATTTACAGCATTTGGACTCAATGCCTTTGGACAAAAAACAATTGACCAGAAAGTTTCTGAGCTTTTATCTAAAATGACTTTGGAAGAAAAAGTAGGGCAACTCGTTCAATACAGTGGGTTTGAATATGCAACAGGTCCTCAGAATTCCAATTCTGCAAATGTTTTGAATGAAATAAAGCAAGGCAAAGTGGGATCTATGCTTAATGTAGCAGGAGCAGAAGAAACCAAAAAGTTTCAGGAATTAGCTTTAAAATCAAGATTAAAAATTCCAATGCTATTCGGTCAAGACGTGATTCATGGTTACCGAACTACCTTTCCTATAAATCTTGGTCAGGCTGCGAGCTGGGATTTGGGATTAATCGAAAAATCTGAACGAATTGCTGCAACAGAAGCTTCTGCGTACGGAATTCACTGGACATTTGCACCGATGGTTGACATTGCAAGAGATCCTAGATGGGGTAGAGTGATGGAAGGTTCAGGTGAAGACACATATTTGGGAACTCAGATTGGTTTAGCAAGAATCAGAGGTTTTCAAGGAAAAGGACTTGGAAATATTGATGCTATCATGGCTTGTGCAAAGCATTTCGCAGCGTATGGAGCAGCAGTTGGTGGAAGAGATTACAATTCTGTTGATATGAGTTTAAGACAATTGCACGAAACGTATTTGCCACCATTCAAAGCGGCGGCAGAAGCAGGTGTTGCCACTTTTATGAATTCTTTTAATGACATCAACGGAATTCCGGCGACGGCTAACAAATATATTTTAAGAGATTTATTAAAAGGTAAATGGAACTATCAAGGTTTTGTGGTTTCAGATTGGGGAAGTATCGGAGAAATGGTTCCTCACGGTTACGCAAAAGACAATAAAGAAGCTGCAGAAAAAGCAATCATTGCCGGAAGCGACATGGATATGGAAAGCCGTGCTTACATGGCTGAACTTCCAAAGTTGGTTCAGGAAGGTAAAGTTGATCCAAAGTTGATTGATGATGCGGCAAGAAGAATTTTAGTTAAGAAATTTGAGATGGGATTATTTGATGATCCTTACAGATTCAGCAACGAAAAAAGACAGAAAGAACAATTAAACAATCAGGAAAACAGAAAATTCGGGAGAGAATTTGGTTCAAAAAGTATTGTTTTATTGAAAAATCAAAAAAATATTCTTCCACTTTCAAAATCGACTAAAACTGTTGCTTTAATCGGACCTTTCGGGAAAGAAACCACTGCCAATCACGGTTTTTGGTCGGTTGCATTTAAAGATGACGATCAAAGGATTGTTACCCAATTTGATGGAATCAAAAATCAGTTAGACAAAAACTCAACTTTACTCTATGCAAAAGGTGCCAACGTTGATGATCAGGACAAATCGATGTTTGCAGAAGCTGTAGAAACGGCAAAAAAAGCAGACGTTGTCATCATGACTTTAGGTGAAGGTCACGCGATGAGCGGTGAAGCGAAAAGCAGGAGTAATCTCCATTTCACGGGAGTTCAGGAAGATTTATTAAAAGAAATTGCAAAAACAGGGAAACCTATTGTCTTAATGATCAATGCCGGACGACCTTTGGTTTTTGACTGGGCAGCAGACAATATTCCTACAATTATGTACAATTGGTGGTTGGGTACCGAAGCAGGAAATTCAATTGCAGATGTACTTTTCGGAACAATAAATCCTGGTGGGAAATTGCCGATGACCTTCCCAAGAACTGAAGGACAAATTCCTGTTTATTACAATCATTACAACACAGGAAGACCTGCAAAGAATAATACAGACAGAAATTACGTTTCGGCTTACATCGATTTAGATAATGATCCGAAATTCCCTTTTGGATATGGTTTAAGTTATACTCAATTTAAATATTCCGATATGAATTTGAGTTCAACAAATCTTAAAGGAAATCAAACTTTAAATATCAATGTAAAAGTTTCTAATACTGGAAATTACGATGGGGAAGAAGTGGTGCAATTGTACATCAGAGATCTGTATGGAAAAGTAGTGAGACCTGTGAAGGAATTGAAAGGTTTCCAAAAAGTTTTCATTAAAAAAGGAGAAAGTAAGACAATCAATTTTACATTAACTCCGGAAAATTTAAAATTTTACGATGATGAATTGAATTATGACTGGGAAGCGGGAGAATTTGACATTATGGTCGGAACCGATTCTCAAAATGTACAGACTATGAGGATTAATTGGACAAAATAA
- a CDS encoding glycoside hydrolase family 30 protein has translation MSNKNSYSFFLKSTALLFSGVVLLSLTSCKSTITKKDQVQSWLTKGDESIKLQQQLPLVFVNTTNNFQNIEIDDSQKFQYVDGFGYTLTGGSAEVINRLSPSKRKALLNELFGKDKNSISISYLRLSIGASDLDGEVFSYDDLPQGQTDPTLSKFSLARDKDLIAMLKEILAINPKIKIIAAPWSPPVWMKDNGKSIGGSLKPEFYDTYAKYFVKYIQGMQKEGITIDAITPQNEPLHPGNNPSLLMVSDQQRDFIKQSLGPIFKSNKIKTKIVVYDHNCNKPEYAINILNDAEANQYIDGSAFHLYEGDISALSTVHNAHPNKNLYFTEQWTGAKGTFNEDLNWHTKNVVIGSMRNWSKIALEWNLANDTEFKPHTPGGCTECKGAITVSDKENFTRNVAYYIIAHASKFVPINSQRISSTQTDSLSTVAFKTPEGKIVLIVQNYSKTDENFNIKYNNKTAPVVITGSSVATYIF, from the coding sequence ATGTCAAATAAGAATTCATATAGTTTCTTTTTAAAGAGTACTGCACTGCTATTTAGCGGTGTGGTACTTTTATCTTTAACTTCATGCAAGTCAACAATCACTAAAAAAGATCAGGTTCAATCTTGGCTTACAAAAGGAGATGAGAGCATAAAATTGCAGCAACAATTACCGTTAGTTTTTGTAAATACAACCAATAATTTTCAGAATATTGAAATTGACGATTCTCAAAAATTTCAATATGTTGATGGTTTTGGATATACATTAACGGGCGGAAGTGCCGAAGTAATTAACCGCCTTTCTCCATCTAAAAGAAAAGCATTGTTAAACGAACTTTTCGGGAAAGATAAAAATTCTATATCTATCAGTTACTTGAGATTAAGTATTGGCGCATCTGATTTGGATGGCGAAGTTTTTTCTTACGATGATTTACCTCAAGGTCAAACTGATCCAACGTTATCTAAATTTAGTTTGGCGAGAGATAAAGATTTAATTGCGATGTTAAAAGAAATTTTAGCCATCAATCCAAAAATAAAAATCATTGCCGCTCCGTGGTCACCACCGGTTTGGATGAAAGATAATGGTAAATCGATTGGTGGAAGTTTAAAACCTGAATTCTACGATACATATGCTAAATATTTCGTAAAATATATTCAGGGAATGCAGAAAGAAGGAATTACAATCGATGCGATAACTCCTCAAAACGAACCTTTACATCCCGGAAATAACCCAAGTTTATTGATGGTTTCAGACCAGCAGAGAGATTTTATTAAGCAAAGTTTAGGGCCAATTTTTAAGTCAAACAAGATTAAAACTAAAATTGTCGTTTACGATCATAATTGCAACAAACCCGAATATGCCATTAATATTTTAAATGATGCTGAAGCAAACCAATATATTGACGGTTCAGCTTTTCATTTATACGAAGGTGATATTTCAGCATTGAGCACTGTTCATAATGCTCATCCAAATAAGAATTTATATTTCACAGAACAATGGACGGGTGCAAAAGGCACCTTCAATGAAGATTTAAACTGGCATACCAAAAATGTAGTTATTGGTTCTATGAGAAATTGGAGCAAAATTGCTTTAGAATGGAATCTTGCCAACGACACTGAATTTAAACCACATACTCCTGGAGGTTGTACAGAATGTAAAGGTGCTATCACAGTTTCGGATAAAGAAAATTTCACGAGAAATGTGGCGTATTATATTATTGCCCATGCATCAAAATTTGTTCCTATCAATTCTCAGAGAATTTCCTCAACGCAGACAGATAGCCTTTCAACAGTAGCCTTTAAAACTCCTGAAGGAAAAATAGTTTTGATTGTTCAGAACTATAGCAAGACAGACGAAAATTTTAATATTAAATATAACAACAAAACAGCTCCCGTAGTCATTACAGGAAGTTCGGTTGCCACATATATTTTTTAA
- a CDS encoding RagB/SusD family nutrient uptake outer membrane protein, whose translation MPYVNNLNQNRLLWPIPQTQLDNNPNLIQNPGY comes from the coding sequence TTGCCTTACGTAAATAATTTAAATCAAAACAGATTATTGTGGCCAATTCCACAGACACAATTGGATAATAACCCTAATTTAATTCAAAATCCTGGATATTAA
- a CDS encoding RagB/SusD family nutrient uptake outer membrane protein, producing MKINKTIYYFLLGATLILGTTSCSDYLDTEPLTDRAVPNNDTPYTKADEAEGLMTVIYTDLGNEYWQLDYFFNGDAQTDIAHAGSDNIQNFQIDEYRIIATNSNVNRDWNYLFRFINNCNKVLNYVDNISDPALSNSRKAEMKAEAAIMRAMYNFHGVQLWGDFPLVTKAVVGVNADNFDEVYSQVYPARKPVNEVYAQIISDLEGALASAPASSNKYKATRGLALSLLAKVYATKPNPDYAKVVDYTTQLMGQGYSLLPVYDQLFDGNHEANAESIFESNGNAGTIWAWGSSMFYGTDWKKFNTPSYDLVNTFNTEGDNVRKNSSVWFSTHVDWSDNFWPSNNFPFMYKMRITTGHQNFYVMRYADLLLIRAEALVHQGNFADAATLVNQVRGRASSSLAPVTITSTDDGINKILKERKLELAFEGHRWFDLKRTGKAIEILSQQKMLQVIYCLT from the coding sequence ATGAAAATTAATAAAACAATATACTATTTTCTACTTGGAGCAACTTTAATTCTAGGAACAACTTCTTGTAGTGATTATTTGGATACGGAGCCACTTACTGATAGAGCAGTGCCGAATAATGATACTCCCTACACAAAAGCGGATGAAGCGGAAGGTTTGATGACTGTTATCTACACAGATTTGGGTAACGAATACTGGCAGTTAGATTATTTTTTTAATGGTGATGCGCAAACGGATATAGCTCATGCAGGAAGTGATAATATTCAAAATTTTCAAATTGATGAGTACAGAATTATCGCAACCAATTCAAACGTTAACAGAGACTGGAATTATTTGTTCAGATTTATCAATAATTGTAATAAAGTTCTAAATTACGTAGATAATATTTCGGATCCTGCACTTTCAAATTCTCGAAAAGCGGAAATGAAAGCTGAAGCTGCGATTATGCGAGCAATGTACAATTTCCACGGCGTACAATTGTGGGGAGATTTTCCTTTAGTAACAAAAGCAGTTGTTGGAGTAAATGCAGATAATTTCGATGAAGTTTACAGTCAAGTTTATCCTGCAAGAAAACCTGTGAATGAAGTTTATGCTCAAATAATCTCAGATTTAGAAGGAGCTTTAGCAAGTGCACCTGCAAGTTCAAATAAATACAAAGCTACACGAGGTTTAGCTTTATCATTATTGGCAAAAGTGTATGCAACAAAGCCAAATCCTGATTATGCAAAAGTGGTTGATTATACAACACAGTTAATGGGACAAGGATATTCATTACTTCCTGTTTATGATCAACTTTTTGATGGAAATCACGAAGCCAATGCAGAATCTATTTTTGAATCTAATGGAAATGCCGGAACGATTTGGGCATGGGGGTCTTCAATGTTTTATGGGACAGACTGGAAGAAATTCAATACACCTTCGTATGATTTAGTAAATACTTTTAATACAGAAGGAGATAATGTCAGAAAAAACTCAAGCGTTTGGTTTTCAACTCATGTAGATTGGTCTGATAATTTTTGGCCAAGCAATAATTTTCCTTTTATGTATAAAATGAGAATTACTACAGGTCATCAGAATTTTTATGTAATGAGATATGCAGATTTATTGTTAATAAGAGCTGAAGCTTTAGTTCATCAGGGGAATTTTGCCGATGCTGCTACTTTGGTTAATCAAGTGAGAGGTAGAGCAAGTTCAAGTTTAGCTCCAGTTACGATTACCAGTACAGATGATGGTATTAACAAAATTCTAAAAGAAAGAAAATTAGAATTAGCATTTGAAGGTCATCGTTGGTTTGATTTGAAACGAACAGGAAAAGCAATTGAAATACTTTCTCAACAAAAAATGCTGCAGGTAATTTATTGCCTTACGTAA
- a CDS encoding SusC/RagA family TonB-linked outer membrane protein → MNVQISRSLGIIAALYFTANFNAQTTPRDTVQKEQKIEEVVVIGYGSVKKSNLTSAVSTVKAETFDDRPIYNVGQALQGNAAGVNVIQSSGKPGAAIDVKIRGNNSISSSVNPLYVVDGIQTFDISGINPDDITDMTILKDATSAAIYGINGSSGVVIVTTKRGKANKPQLAFNAYWGMSKTVNNIDVLNLDQYKTLMSEINPSYLTTINNHRYEGINTNWRDEVFRTGFDQNYNVNYSFGNEKVRAYTALGYQGIDGIIDPARFDRISAKMNLDAKITNWLKLTGNFNYINTTLKNTNDNLGTSRGGVILSALNTPSFLPIYGSQLAVRETDTAGNYLDGYKDGQFALNPFQSSWENPVAYQSRKNETQTQRFMSNLGLEVNLLKNLVWKPTVSFDLIDVTNDQFTDGYQTSYGRQQKGIGGKYLSTYQDLNVENTLTYTIKSGVHDLALLGGNQIHEKRNSWHNYDGNNFPEGTTFFDYNTVIDNKRESLVKEHLRELSFFGRALYTYNNKYTIMGVFRYNGSSALAPGNKWGFFPGVSGAWTVSNEDFLADNKILSELKIRGGWGQSGNASGIPPYSHYNLERNSRVGPDGVWYSYQWDSSDLGWETTTDANIGLDFGFLSNRIKLSVDAYKRKTKDLIVPISFESAGIGNILKNIGSMENKGLEFALNTQNFKGENFNWSTNFNISFTKIRY, encoded by the coding sequence ATGAATGTACAAATATCAAGAAGTTTAGGAATTATCGCCGCACTTTATTTTACGGCAAATTTCAATGCACAGACTACGCCACGAGATACTGTTCAAAAAGAGCAGAAAATTGAAGAAGTAGTAGTGATTGGTTATGGATCGGTAAAAAAATCAAACTTAACGAGTGCGGTTTCTACCGTAAAAGCTGAAACGTTTGATGACAGACCAATTTATAATGTCGGACAAGCATTACAAGGAAATGCAGCCGGTGTAAATGTCATTCAGTCTTCAGGTAAACCGGGAGCTGCGATAGATGTTAAGATTCGAGGAAATAACTCTATTTCTTCCAGCGTAAATCCTTTATATGTTGTTGACGGAATTCAAACTTTTGATATCAGCGGAATAAACCCTGATGATATTACCGACATGACGATTCTGAAAGATGCAACTTCTGCAGCTATTTATGGTATTAATGGTTCTTCTGGGGTTGTGATTGTAACAACTAAAAGAGGAAAAGCCAATAAACCACAATTAGCATTCAATGCCTATTGGGGAATGTCTAAAACGGTAAACAATATTGATGTTTTAAATTTAGACCAATATAAAACTTTAATGTCTGAAATTAATCCTTCATACCTTACAACTATTAATAATCATCGTTATGAAGGTATTAATACCAATTGGAGAGATGAAGTTTTCAGAACTGGTTTTGATCAGAATTATAATGTAAATTATTCTTTTGGAAACGAAAAAGTAAGAGCTTACACAGCATTAGGTTACCAAGGAATTGACGGGATTATTGACCCAGCAAGATTTGACAGAATCTCTGCAAAAATGAATTTAGATGCTAAAATTACCAACTGGTTGAAATTAACAGGTAATTTTAATTATATCAATACGACTCTTAAAAATACAAATGACAATTTAGGTACTTCCAGAGGTGGAGTTATATTAAGTGCTTTAAATACTCCTTCTTTTTTACCAATTTACGGAAGTCAGCTAGCTGTTAGAGAGACTGATACTGCAGGTAATTATTTGGATGGCTATAAAGATGGTCAGTTTGCTTTAAACCCATTTCAGTCTTCTTGGGAAAATCCGGTTGCTTATCAATCGAGAAAGAATGAAACGCAAACGCAGCGTTTTATGAGTAATTTAGGGTTGGAAGTTAATCTGCTTAAAAATTTAGTTTGGAAGCCAACTGTATCATTTGATTTAATTGATGTTACAAATGACCAATTTACTGACGGTTATCAGACAAGTTACGGACGACAGCAAAAAGGAATTGGTGGTAAATATTTATCAACTTATCAGGATTTGAATGTTGAAAATACGTTAACCTACACCATAAAATCAGGAGTTCATGATTTAGCTTTATTAGGAGGAAATCAGATCCATGAGAAGAGAAATTCTTGGCATAATTATGATGGTAACAATTTCCCTGAAGGCACAACTTTCTTTGATTATAATACAGTAATCGATAACAAGCGTGAAAGTCTTGTAAAAGAACATCTGAGAGAATTATCATTCTTTGGAAGAGCACTTTATACCTATAATAATAAATATACAATTATGGGAGTTTTTAGATATAACGGAAGTTCAGCTTTAGCTCCTGGAAATAAATGGGGATTCTTCCCGGGTGTTTCTGGTGCATGGACGGTGTCAAACGAAGATTTCCTTGCTGATAACAAGATTTTATCAGAATTAAAAATACGAGGAGGATGGGGACAAAGTGGTAATGCATCAGGAATTCCGCCTTATTCTCATTATAACCTTGAAAGAAATTCACGTGTAGGTCCAGATGGTGTCTGGTACAGTTATCAGTGGGATAGTAGTGACTTGGGTTGGGAAACAACTACGGATGCAAACATAGGTTTAGATTTTGGCTTCTTAAGCAATAGAATTAAATTGAGTGTAGATGCTTATAAAAGAAAAACCAAAGATTTGATTGTTCCTATTTCATTCGAAAGTGCTGGTATCGGAAACATTCTGAAGAATATTGGTAGCATGGAAAACAAAGGTTTAGAATTCGCTTTAAACACGCAGAATTTCAAAGGAGAAAACTTTAATTGGAGCACAAATTTCAATATTTCATTTACAAAAATAAGGTATTAG